GCATATAACGAAGAAGAAGTAATTAAAGAAAAAATTGAAAGTATATATAAAACAAACTATCCTGTTAATAAAATTGAACTGATAATTGGTTCCGATAAATCAACAGACAATACAAATAATATTATTAATAAGCTAAAAGAAAAATACTCTGACATACAATTTTTTCCTTATAAAAAAAGACAAGGTAAAATCAACATAATCAACAATTTGGTTAACAAAGCAAAAGGAGAAATATATATTTTAACAGATGCCAACGTAATATTCAACCTAAATACACTTTACGAATTGGTTAAATATTTTAAAAATCCTAATATAGGTCTTGTTGATACTAACATGATAAATATTGGCTTAAAAAAAGAAGGTATTTCAGTACAGGAAAAAACATATATAACACGTGAAGTAAAAATAAAAAATCTGGAAGGTAAAATATGGGGAACAATGATGGGACCATTTGGAGGTTGTTTTGCAATAAGAAAAGAACTATACTCAGATGTACCTTCAAATTTTTTAGTTGATGATTTTTATTTGAATATGAAAGTGCTTGAAAAATCAAAAATGGCAATAAACAATGTTAATGCAAAAGTATATGAAGATGTATCAAATAATTTAAGAGACGAATTCAGAAGAAAAGTCAGAATTGCAACAGGTAACTTTCAAAATCTTGTTGCTTTTAAACATCTGTTATGGCATCCTGTTAAAGGTTTGTCTTTCAGTTTTATATCACATAAAGTGTTACGATGGTTAGGTCCGTTTTTTCTTTTATCAGCATTAATTTCTAACATTTTTATTTTTAATAAAATACTTATATACAATTACTTATTATATATTCAAATAATTATTTATATAATACCAATTATTGATTATTTATTAAGGAAAATTAAAATACATGTAATATTTTTACGTTTTATTACACATTTTATAAGTATGAATATTGCCTTATTAACAGGATTTATAAAATTTCATAAAGGAGTAAAAACAAATATCTGGCAACCAACTAAAAGAAATCAGTAGTTGATGTC
This window of the Bacteroidales bacterium genome carries:
- a CDS encoding glycosyltransferase, translated to MIFEIIFWSSIIAIFHSYIFYPLILYIYPKKIYKKLTFYLPEDELPIISILISAYNEEEVIKEKIESIYKTNYPVNKIELIIGSDKSTDNTNNIINKLKEKYSDIQFFPYKKRQGKINIINNLVNKAKGEIYILTDANVIFNLNTLYELVKYFKNPNIGLVDTNMINIGLKKEGISVQEKTYITREVKIKNLEGKIWGTMMGPFGGCFAIRKELYSDVPSNFLVDDFYLNMKVLEKSKMAINNVNAKVYEDVSNNLRDEFRRKVRIATGNFQNLVAFKHLLWHPVKGLSFSFISHKVLRWLGPFFLLSALISNIFIFNKILIYNYLLYIQIIIYIIPIIDYLLRKIKIHVIFLRFITHFISMNIALLTGFIKFHKGVKTNIWQPTKRNQ